In the genome of Lathyrus oleraceus cultivar Zhongwan6 chromosome 4, CAAS_Psat_ZW6_1.0, whole genome shotgun sequence, the window agttcattggcttcaAATGAAAATTGTTGAAGCATGAGATGAAGAAACATAgagctggattcagaaacttcagggtctttggtcagaaccttgacaacaTCAATAGTCTAGCTAGAGATCTTCAgttcttcagaatcttcagagtcttcagaatctacagtcagaaccttgataacctcaatcgTTTGGCTTGAGATATTCAGAATCTTCAGCCATGTAACATAgcttcagaagcttgccattcttcagaagttgggtgatcagagtcacgtccatAAGCACaaactgagagaacattgcagtAGCAACATAGTGTATCCTCATAAGGTTCTTATGAGTGAATTATCACAGAAGCAGTAGATCATTACAACATcaatattgaacatctttcaAAACTTCTAATAACTGGCGCAGAAGCGGATTTGGAACTTCTAATAGCCGGTGGAAAGGATCAATCAAAAGGAATACCCATTTCCACTAGAGGGGGTAAATTACCTAACTATAAGCCAAGTGATAGCTTTAAAAAAGGTAATTAATCAAAGGGGAAGATAAATATTACCTACTACCAGCCAtgtgatagcttaacaaaggtaataacCTCAAAAGGAAATATTACCAACTCAATTGGGGataattccatccagataatgaactgaAAAGGGAAACTGAAACAAATTTTCCATGAGGAtcagactcagtggggaattagaaaggataaactctttctgcttaaggtcGACACTCTATTGGAGAAAGAGGACACACACACTTTGCGGGGAGAAAAACACCATAGAGCGAGGAAGCACCAAGAAATGCAAAATACGCAAATAAACATCATTTTTTGCATATGTGTATGAATATGTTAACAAAACAGGCACAAGGGGTTAGATCGATAAAAAAGTACAACTGGATACTCGACTAATCTTAACAAGGTGGAGATGTTGTTGAAGATTTTACTAGGGATTCAGCTGAAGAAAACCCTGCAACAAGTGATTATAAGAACATCAGAGGAAAAAAAACCTTATGGAAAGAGAAAAATACCTTGCTTAGAAACCCATGGCTTACTCTTTTAGAATCATGAACTCCGttatgggggggggggggttgcTAGGCATAAAGGACATCCGAACAAACTTCGTGCCGAAGACCAGCTGACAGGCTAACTAGGGGTTTTGCGGTTCCCGCAATCCTGTGCTAAGGAAACTGATATTCTTGGATACATGCACCAAAAGGGAAATCCTGTATGGGGCCACTGAGCTTCGCTTTTCAagatcttaccatccttgagGTTACTGATAATGCTCCTCGCTTATATTCACAAATAGaggaaaaatatttttttgtaaatttcAAAAGCATGGTTGTTTATATATcttttgtttaaaaaattattatcaaaaaataaaaaatgaaatttcaTGAACTGAAACAAGATAAGAACACCAAACAAATAGGCAAAAtgctcaaattttattgatagaatgaCGTGATTCCATGGATtattacaaagttgaaaaatggtaagTACATTAAAAGGGCTACCATAATGAAAATTATTCTCCataacaactttgaattccatTATTCTCATAACTTCGGTCGAGGATGACTGAATGAGGATCTTTGATAGGCACCGTTGCTTGAAACGATCAAGTCCGGCCTGATGCAGTTACTTTCGAATTCAATATACTGGGATGATTACTTTCtatttatgtctctaattttttcctggagcgcccttttgggttttcaatctaccgagacgctcatttttgcctaagccgccctttcggattttcaacttagtgagttgttcttttattttttaggcgaagtatttcttgactgcatcggcattcacaggacgagggagttcctcaccatccatagttgtaagaatcatTGCACCACTAGagaaagctctcttaacaacatatgggccaTCATAATTAGAAATCCACCTGcccctagaatcagtgttgaaagacaagattttcttgagcacgaggtcaccttctctgacACACGAGGTCAGACCTTTTTGTCAAAtactttcttcattctcttttgatataattgGCCATGAAACAAAGCCGTCATTATTttatcttcaatcaaattcaactaatCATATATGTTTTAACACCATTCAGTCTTAGACAAtttggcctccatcaagactcaCATTGACGATATCTaaacctctacagggagcactgcttccataccatacacaagggagaaaagggttgcccctgttgaagtactgacatatgtacgatacccatgcaaagtaaaatggggcatctcatgccaatccttatacgttacgaccatcttttggataattttcttaatattcttttttacagcttcaacaaccccattcatcttaggtatgtaaGGATAACcattatgatgttcaatcttgaagtcattacaaagctctttcatcatcttattattcaagtttaACCCATTATTggtaatgatcttacttggaaaACCATATCGAGAaatgatctgattcttgataaatctgaccacaacttgcttggtcacattagTAGAAGATGCTACTTcaacccatttagtgaagtaatcaaAAGCTACCAGAATGAAATAATGTCCGTTCAAAGCTTtggttcaatcataccaatcatgtcgattcccgacatagagaaaggccatggggatAAAATAACATTGAGAAGTATTGGAGGCACATGAAacttatcagcataaatttgacatttgtagtacttcttcacatatttacagcaatcagattccattatcatccaatagtaacctgcccttaacatctttttagccattacatgtccattggcatgagtaccaaaggatccttcgtgaacttcttgcattaacatgtttgcttcgtgtctgtccacgtATATGATCAAGACCATGccaaagtttctcttgtacaacacatcttcATTGAGAAAGAAATTTTCTACCAGCCTtctcaaggtcttcttatctttgttgtATGCCCCAAATGGGTACTTCTGActctggaggaaacacttaatatcatgaTACCAAGGCTTCTCATCAGTGACTTCTTCTGCCACAAATATGTGAGCAGGCCTATCGAGTTGCATACTTCTGATATTAGGCGCGTCATTCCATTGATTTACCTTATACATAGAGAATAAGGTAGCTTAAGCATTTTCCATCTGATTCTCTTCgcgaggtatatgatgaaactctactttattaaataaagtcaacaacctccttgcataatctttgtatgggatcaagcTAGGATGGAGAGTCTCTCGTTCACCTTTAATATGATTAACCACCAAGGCTGAATCCTCACATACATCAAGGATCTTaatcctcaaatcaatggcttcttcaagactCAATGTACAAGCTTCATACTCTACCATATTATTTGTATAATTAAACATCAATCTTGCAGtgaaagggatatgagaacccttATGAGTAATTATGATTGTGCCAATTtcattaccataagcattaacagcTCCACTAACACTAAATCCCACTGGGATCTAGGCTCTGGTTCTTATTTAGGCAAcggttcatcataatctttagctttcaagtacatgacatcttcatcggggaagtcaaacctgatggattgataatcatTGATCGGCTGGTGAGCAAAATGATATGCAAGAATATTTCCTTTAATCGCCTTCTGAGTacggtactcaatatcatattcagacaataTCATATGCCAACGAGAAATccttccagtcaaagcaggcttttcaaaaatatacttgattagatccattttggatatcaaccaagtggtatgattgaACATATATTGGCATAGACATTTGGTAGCCCATACTAAAGCATAATAAGTCTTTTCAAGCACGGAGTACCGAGACTCAAAGTCTGTAAACTTCTTACTTAGATAGTAGATGACATGCTCCTTTCTACCAGTTTCATTTTGTTTGCCAagcacacaacccatggactcttctaacacattcaaatacataatcaacggtcttccttcctTTGGAGAAGACAAGATAAGAGGTTCAAGAAGTTACTCCTTGATGTTGTCAAAAACTTTTTGGCAGTCTTCTATCCAGACACAACCTTGATCTTTAAAGAGAAGTTTAAAGATTGGCCCACACGTggaagtcatgtgagatataaaccTGGAGACGTAATTCATACACCCGAGAAATTCCCTGACTTATTTTTCAGTCTTTGGTGTAGGCATTTCTCGAATGGATTTGACTttatcaggatctacttcaatacctttctggctgacaataaaacccaacgGCTTTCCTGAGCGGACACCGAAAttacacttattaggattcaagcggagtttaaactttctcaaccGCTGAAACAACTTCAAGAAATACccaacatgatcttcttcagtcttTGAATTAGAAATCATATCATGAACATATACTTATATCTatttgtgcatcatgtcatggaaaagagtggtcatggctctttggtacgttgcaccaacattctttaaactgaaaggcatcactctataccagaatgttccccagggtgtaataaatgttgtcttttccatgtccttgggctccatcttgatttgattataaccggatAAACCACCCATAAtggagaagacattgaacttagttgtattatctactaacatggcaatgtgtggcagaggaaaatcatctttcgggctagctttgttcaagtatctataatcaacacacattcgaACTTTACTATTATTCTTCagaacaggcacaatgttggctaCCCGTTGAGGATACTCATaagtaacaaggaaaccatcatcaatctgcttttgaacctcctctttgatcttgacagccatatcaggacgAGTTCTTCTCAACTTATGTTTAATtggcggacattctggcttcaatggtaatctatgctccataatatCAGTACCtagacctggcatatcttgataagaccaagcaaacacatccacataaTCTCTAAGAAACTCTACCACcctcttcttaacatctggacaaagTAGTTCCCTAATCTTGACTTCGTTATTGTTATCTTCGGAACCCATATTAATCACTTCCAATGGCTCTTTAtgaggctgaatggtcttttcttcatgctcaagcaaacaggaaatctcatcaggaatctaTTTAACACCTTCTTCTTCCATCTCAAACACAGTGAATTCAAAGTTGGGTGAGGGCCTAGGGTAATTATTTTCAATGGATTTAACGATTAATctgcacaatgattttatgcttgattttagaatatgaacaaataaatgCACATTGTGATGTAGATATAAAAGTGATTATTATTTTggttttttatgttaccatttttcataagaagcaaaaagagaaaacataatatggataaacgaaatagcattttattaatgatgacAAGATTTGAAACAAGTCCCACATAGAttcactttcaccttgggcatagtgaaaggatttttgaaaataacaaaaaaaacatattaCTTTGATAAGTGAATAACAGaaaggaacatcaacaacagtccaattcTGGCATATCAATCAGTGCATCACAAAGTATGGCGCTTCTTGCTCTTCGTTATCTTCCATGATTGCGGCATCAAACTGATCTTTTGAATGAATAATGTCGACACTATGAAACACTTCCTGAATTCTCTTCAAATCTCTCCGAGTTGAACCGGGTGAAAAGCCTAAACCAGCTATGTTCTTATTCTCAGCAAGTACGACGACTTGTCCCCATCTAGAAGgttgaccattctccaccatgtGTTGTGCGTCTTTCAAAGAAGTCATGGATTCTCCATTCTTCTTAACAACATTATCATCAACAGAAAGAGCTTAAAACGGGGTTCCTACAACTTCGTCACCATTAATGTATGAAAATGACGAGAGATGAATCACCAATATGGCCTGCTCTCCATCCACGAtcactaacttcccattcttcacaaacttaaacttttgatggagagttaATGTCACTTCCCCAGCTTCATAAATCCATGGACGTCCTAAGAAACAACTGTAGGCAGggtgaatatccatcacttgaaaattgacattcaataaacataaatatattttcattgggagatcaacctcccCAATTACGGTCTTCATCGAGCCATCGAaggctttcacaacaaccccactaAATCTCATCAGAGAACCTTGATAAGAAAGCTTGGACATAGTGGACTTGGGTAAACCATTCAGAGAAGAACCAGTGTCCATCAACATATTGGATAGGGCATCTTCTTGACTGTTCATAGAGATGTGCAAAGCAAAGTTATGGTTCCTCCCTTGCTCGGGAAACTCTTCATTACTGAAGCTCAAATTATTACATGCGGTAATATTGGCCATAATTCCATCGAATTGATCAATTGTCACCTCATGGTCCACATAGACTTGCTTTAATAGTTTCTGCAAAACCTCTCTATGAGCTTCTGAATTCACCAGCAAAGATATGACGAATACCTTGGACGAGGTGTGCAATAACTGATCCACCACATTGAAATCACTCTTAATCAATTTTAACACTTCATCTTGATCAGAATTCCGACTCACACCGCTAGATTGACCAGACTGCATAATAGAAGTTTTCTCTTGAGTTGGATTCCCTACCACAACATCTTCAGTTCTTTTAGGAGCTACAACAGCAAATActcgaccacttcgggtcacacCACTTACATCGGCAATGTTTACAAAATATGAAAAGGAACGAATAAGGACTTCTTTACCATCTTCTaacatggtagcattgtactTGTAAGGAATAACTTTGTTAGATTCATATGGCATAGGACCCACCAAATGAATGACCAACAGAGAAACAACATACTTCTGACCATTATATGCAATCACAACTGGTTATGAGATATTAAAATGGGGAACTATGATGTTTACCTCATGCTCATATCTACCCCTATCCCTTGTAATATGAATAAGATTTTGATCCAGCATCTCTTGTAAGTCTCTTTTCACCACAGCAAACCCTCGAGGGTTTCTGGAACAAATGTGGCAAGAAGCATGGTCATGGTTATAATAGCTCAACTCGCACAATGTTGCATGCATTTCGACCAAGGATTTTCTGGTCGGATTGACGTTAAAAACACAGTATTTTCCTGGACATCCTTCAACCATATTCATAGTTGCACCACCATGTTTAGGCAACGAATTGGCTTGCACATTAGGACTAAAGTCTTTAAAAGACAAAATACCATTTTGCATTAATCTTCTCACCTCAACTTTCAAAGctaaacaattttcaatatcatgaccGGATGCTCCTTGATGGAATGCACAATGATgatcaggtttataccaccatggaagcTCTTTCAGAATAACTGGTGGAGTtcttgtttgtagcagaattttcTCTATCAAAGCAGGAAATAATTAGGCATAGGACATCGAGATTAGCTCAAACTGTGATGGCTTATGGACACGgttatgttgatgttgttgattcTGTTGATTGGTATGTTGTTGAAAACATGGTTGATAAGTTGGTGCTATTTGAACAGCCAGAGAAGGATTAATAACTAGAGTAACTGATGCCACCTGCTGGTGACGCTGATTGTTTCTCGGAGATCTCCTACACTTCTCTTGTGAAATAGCATTAGCATCATGTTCCTTCTTTTTGGGCAAGCCATTCCCATACCTTCTGGAACTATCAGATGAACCACCTTCTTTCAATCGTCCTTCACgaacaccttcttctaatctcactcccatgtttaccatctcggtaaaatcactaaGAGCGCTTGCAACCATCCTGTCATAGTaaaatgaaccaaatgtcttCAAAAACAGAtttgtcatttccttctcttctaatgGAGGACAAGCATGTGCAGCAATCTCGCGCCATCTCTTcgcgtactctttaaaagtttATTTATCCTTTTGGTACATAGCACGGAGCTAATCCATGTCCGGTGCCAtgtcaacattatacttgtattgaCGAACAAAAGCTTCACCTTGGTCTTTGAAAGTTCAGATCTTTGTGCTATCAAGTCCCATGTACCACTTCAAAGCAACACCAGTCAGACTATCatgaaagtagtgaatcaatagTTAATGGTTATCAATTTGGGTCAACATCTTGCaagcatacatcaccaaatgactcAAAGAACCAGAGTTGcccttatacttctcaaaatCTGGAACTTTGAACTTATgcggaatcttcacattagggACTAAGCACAGATCAtgagcattcttcccaaacaaatcttttcccctcaaaACCTAAATCTCTTTCCACATAGCTTGAAATTGATCTTGAAACTCATCCATCCTTTAATAGACACCAAAAATTTCACTTGAGTCAGCATGGAAAACATGTTCTTCAACATAAGGAGTAGCATGAACCATGGGAGGTGGTATAGACATAATCGGTGGAGCCATAGGAACTTAGATAGCAGGTTGatacccttcaggcacaaagttaggaggcatgccccaagggaaGCCAGAAGGCATATGGTGCTGTGGAGCACTTGCTGGTGCCACAGGAATGGGCATAAAGACAATTTCAGAAATCATAATCCTCTGAAGTGGAGTCTGAGGTGGAGGAGGAAGAGGATGATTCTGAGCAGCCACTAGAGTTTCCATTATAACAGTGAGCCTTTCATAATGGTCCCTCAAACTAGTCACCTGTTTGCGGAGTTCACGATTCTCTTACTCTAGATGATCCATCTTCTTTAGTTGATTAGCCTGAGTGTTGTACTGGTGAGACAACTTGTATGGAGAAGACCAAGAAAGGAATAAATAAGACCCCTGGAAAAGTTACTCAAAGCAAGACGaagatgcaacatgatgcatgatatgcaatTGTAAATGTGATTTTTTTAAGGAACTCTAAGACATAAAAGAAATTGCGAACATCATAAAGGGAATAATGCGTTTTGAAGTACTAAAAAtttcattttattaataatatgAAGGATTACAATCAGAAATACAACTTCAACAATCATAAACAGAAAGAAACTAGATTTATGGAATCATATCCGATGACGACCTGACTCCAAGCTGATACTTCTTACGAAGTAttttgatctctctttcataGTTGTTTTTCATGGCGTCCTTCTCCATCACGAGTTGGTCTACAATTCCTTTCCAAACACCAGAAGTGGGAAGATGAGTAGATGATGAATtgttagaggaaaataaatcctcttggtcCCTTAACCTCTTCATAGCACGTTGCTCAAGCAATTCTATCAAGTCTTCTTTTTCTTTCAACTGCTTATGCAATTCTACCTTCTCAAGGTGAGAGGTTTGAAATTTATCTTCTCAATcatccctctcttgcttcatcctatCCAAAGCCTCTTGCAACTCCTCAATTTCCTTTAATAGTGGGTGATTTGACCATTGCTAAAGACATATGTCTTTCATAAGCGTATGTCATCTTAAATTCTtttgctctcttcttcacccaactagtgtaacgctccaaagctacacagttcttcaatccaagctcactTTTTTCTTTCCTATGAATATTGTGCCAAACAT includes:
- the LOC127137996 gene encoding uncharacterized protein LOC127137996, with product MGSEDNNNEVKIRELLCPDVKKRVVEFLRDYVDVFAWSYQDMPGLGTDIMEHRLPLKPECPPIKHKLRRTRPDMATEEDHVGYFLKLFQRLRKFKLRLNPNKCNFGVRSGKPLGFIVSQKGIEVDPDKVKSIREMPTPKTEK
- the LOC127137997 gene encoding uncharacterized protein LOC127137997 — encoded protein: MGVRLEEGVREGRLKEGGSSDSSRRYGNGLPKKKEHDANAISQEKCRRSPRNNQRHQQVASVTLVINPSLAVQIAPTYQPCFQQHTNQQNQQHQHNQKILLQTRTPPVILKELPWWYKPDHHCAFHQGASGHDIENCLALKVEVRRLMQNGILSFKDFSPNVQANSLPKHGGATMNMVEGCPGKYCVFNVNPTRKSLVEMHATLCELSYYNHDHASCHICSRNPRGFAVVKRDLQEMLDQNLIHITRDRGRYEHEKYVVSLLVIHLVGPMPYESNKVIPYKYNATMLEDGKEVLIRSFSYFVNIADVSGVTRSGRVFAVVAPKRTEDVVVGNPTQEKTSIMQSGQSSGVSRNSDQDEVLKLIKSDFNVVDQLLHTSSKVFVISLLVNSEAHREVLQKLLKQVYVDHEVTIDQFDGIMANITACNNLSFSNEEFPEQGRNHNFALHISMNSQEDALSNMLMDTGSSLNGLPKSTMSKLSYQGSLMRFSGVVVKAFDGSMKTNGESMTSLKDAQHMVENGQPSRWGQVVVLAENKNIAGLGFSPGSTRRDLKRIQEVFHSVDIIHSKDQFDAAIMEDNEEQEAPYFVMH